The following proteins are co-located in the Myxococcales bacterium genome:
- a CDS encoding DUF262 domain-containing protein, whose translation MNFHPEYGKRTINELTLLFEKGMINLAPGFQRSSVWRNYDRQRLIESIIAGYPIPNIFLYKRTDGGNLVYDVIDGKQRLETIFMYKKMGCFRKGGFKIKVDLGDGLAFYDWRTICKKFPDVKSAFETYNIQTIEVTGDLAQIIDLFVRINSTGKQLTSGEKRHARYYSSRFLKEADRLVRHYRNYVIDQKILTKSQIDRMKGTELFAELLMSIQAGKPINRKTSLDRAIGNENINLKNIQRLSREFVRTINLIKRVFPELKRTRFHKIADFYSIFMLVWEMDKQKLVLTNKKTNRMAFEMMTQFSIGVDSLREQLRSIKPAKQNQGLFGEYLMTVQGDTDSYSTRERRQEILRTIFSTLFERKDEKRQFTIEQRRILWNSEEDHICPGCGQPLSWNDFTVDHIKAYSKGGKTSLKNAQLMCRSCNSTKGAR comes from the coding sequence GTGAATTTTCACCCTGAATATGGCAAGAGGACCATTAACGAACTGACTCTTTTATTTGAAAAAGGCATGATTAATTTAGCGCCTGGCTTCCAACGAAGCTCCGTTTGGCGGAATTATGATCGGCAACGATTGATTGAGTCGATTATTGCCGGGTATCCAATTCCAAATATATTTTTATATAAGAGAACCGATGGGGGAAATTTAGTTTATGATGTTATCGATGGCAAACAGCGCTTGGAAACGATTTTTATGTACAAGAAAATGGGTTGTTTTCGAAAAGGTGGATTTAAAATAAAAGTCGATTTGGGAGACGGTTTGGCTTTTTACGATTGGCGGACTATTTGTAAAAAATTTCCAGATGTTAAAAGTGCTTTTGAAACATACAATATACAAACAATTGAAGTTACAGGTGATTTGGCTCAAATTATCGATTTGTTCGTCAGAATCAATTCGACCGGTAAGCAGCTTACTTCTGGAGAAAAACGACATGCCCGCTATTACAGTAGTCGTTTTTTAAAGGAAGCAGATCGGTTGGTGCGCCATTATCGTAACTATGTTATCGATCAGAAAATATTGACGAAATCCCAAATTGATCGAATGAAGGGCACTGAGCTATTCGCCGAACTTCTGATGTCAATTCAGGCAGGAAAGCCAATAAATAGAAAAACATCACTCGATCGAGCGATCGGAAATGAAAATATTAATTTGAAAAACATTCAGCGACTTTCTCGCGAGTTTGTTCGGACAATCAATTTAATCAAAAGAGTATTCCCTGAATTAAAGCGGACTCGCTTTCACAAAATAGCGGATTTTTATTCTATATTTATGTTGGTATGGGAAATGGATAAGCAAAAGTTGGTTCTGACCAATAAAAAGACCAATCGAATGGCCTTCGAAATGATGACCCAATTTTCAATTGGTGTCGATTCCTTGAGAGAACAATTGCGAAGTATTAAACCAGCAAAGCAAAATCAGGGATTATTTGGAGAATATTTGATGACGGTTCAAGGAGATACGGACAGCTATTCGACGCGGGAACGGCGACAAGAAATATTACGTACGATCTTTTCGACGCTTTTCGAGAGAAAAGATGAAAAGCGACAATTTACTATCGAACAAAGAAGGATTTTATGGAATAGCGAGGAGGACCATATTTGCCCAGGATGCGGTCAACCATTATCGTGGAATGACTTTACCGTGGATCATATTAAAGCATACTCAAAAGGCGGAAAAACATCATTGAAAAATGCTCAGTTGATGTGTCGTTCTTGTAACTCCACAAAGGGCGCTCGGTAG
- a CDS encoding IMP cyclohydrolase: MPVDLKKMYHTIRGDHFPPRLEIAFIDADDRRTTLAYEKVVWEIDGEARGLRYGENPDQEAALYKLINGNLTLGEVSLIAPGRYLVTDAELLQFGKHPGKINLTDADNALNILRFLTDRPAAAIMKHNNPSGVAVADTLVEAYLKADLADHVAAFGGCIALNRPIDRDTAQAISERYAEVVVAPDFEESAVGILAQRKNLRIMRIGNLARLQSFAAERFVDFKSLLDGGLIAQVSYLPKARCAADLQPAETTYKGQLYRVNRAPDEREIADLLFGWVVEAGVTSNSVLYVKDGVTVGIGTGEQDRVGVAEIARDKAYRKLCDRLAFERHGVNFSALADDAKGFAIQEEVNAHRGGLPGSVMVSDAFFPFRDGIEVGLREGVSAVIQPGGSLNDYQSIEACNEYGAAMVFTGQRSFKH; encoded by the coding sequence GTGCCGGTCGATCTGAAAAAAATGTACCACACCATCCGCGGCGACCACTTTCCGCCGCGCCTGGAAATCGCTTTTATCGACGCCGACGATCGGCGCACCACGCTGGCCTACGAAAAAGTCGTCTGGGAAATCGACGGCGAGGCCCGCGGCCTGCGCTACGGCGAAAACCCCGACCAGGAAGCGGCGCTCTACAAGCTGATCAACGGCAACCTGACGCTGGGCGAGGTGAGCCTCATCGCGCCCGGCCGCTACCTGGTGACCGACGCCGAGTTGCTGCAATTCGGCAAGCATCCGGGCAAGATCAACCTGACCGACGCCGACAACGCGCTGAACATCCTGCGCTTCCTCACCGACCGCCCGGCGGCGGCGATCATGAAGCACAACAACCCGTCGGGCGTCGCCGTCGCCGACACGCTGGTCGAGGCCTACCTGAAGGCCGACCTCGCCGACCACGTGGCGGCCTTCGGCGGCTGCATCGCCCTCAACCGGCCGATCGACCGCGACACCGCGCAGGCGATCTCCGAACGCTACGCCGAGGTCGTCGTCGCGCCCGACTTCGAGGAAAGCGCCGTCGGCATCCTGGCCCAGCGCAAGAACCTGCGCATCATGAGAATCGGCAACCTGGCGCGGCTGCAATCATTCGCCGCCGAACGGTTCGTCGATTTCAAATCGCTGCTCGACGGCGGCCTGATCGCGCAGGTTTCGTACCTGCCCAAGGCGCGGTGCGCCGCGGATCTGCAACCGGCGGAAACGACGTACAAGGGGCAGCTCTACCGCGTGAACCGCGCGCCCGACGAGCGCGAGATCGCCGACCTACTTTTCGGCTGGGTCGTCGAGGCCGGCGTCACCTCCAATTCGGTGCTGTACGTCAAGGACGGCGTGACCGTCGGCATCGGCACCGGCGAGCAGGACCGCGTGGGCGTGGCCGAAATCGCGCGCGACAAGGCTTATCGCAAGCTGTGCGATCGCCTGGCGTTCGAGCGGCACGGGGTCAATTTCAGCGCGCTCGCGGACGACGCCAAGGGGTTTGCGATCCAAGAGGAAGTCAACGCCCATCGGGGCGGCCTGCCGGGCAGCGTCATGGTGTCCGACGCCTTCTTCCCGTTCCGCGACGGCATCGAAGTCGGTTTGCGCGAAGGCGTGTCGGCCGTCATTCAACCCGGCGGTTCGCTGAACGATTACCAGTCCATCGAGGCCTGCAACGAATACGGTGCGGCCATGGTCTTCACCGGCCAGCGGAGTTTCAAGCACTAG
- the panB gene encoding 3-methyl-2-oxobutanoate hydroxymethyltransferase, whose translation MARKQFDLNSLRKRKRDGEKITMLTAYDCPTARLVDEAGVDVVLVGDSAANVVLGYDDTVPVTMDELLVLCRAVRRGVKHAMLVGDMPFGSYQVCPEDAIRNGMRFMKEAGCDAVKLEGGGRMIDTIRAMVEAGVPVVGHLGLTPQTASLVGGYRVQGRTAESAKKMIEEAIRIAAAGAWMLVLELVPDRVAGEVAKAIDIPVIGIGAGPEVDGQVLVLHDMLGVNEGFAPKFLKKYAALGPTIREAAKEYIDDVKMKRFPGPEHSFGIEDGELAKLYGGS comes from the coding sequence ATGGCCCGGAAACAATTTGACCTGAACAGTTTGCGCAAGCGGAAGAGAGACGGCGAAAAAATCACCATGCTGACCGCGTACGATTGTCCGACGGCGCGGCTGGTGGATGAAGCGGGGGTCGACGTCGTCCTGGTGGGCGACAGCGCGGCCAACGTCGTGCTCGGCTACGACGACACCGTGCCGGTCACCATGGACGAGCTGCTGGTGCTGTGCCGGGCCGTGCGGCGCGGCGTGAAGCACGCGATGCTGGTCGGCGACATGCCCTTCGGCAGCTACCAGGTCTGCCCGGAGGACGCGATCCGAAACGGCATGCGGTTCATGAAGGAGGCCGGCTGCGACGCCGTCAAGCTCGAGGGCGGCGGGCGGATGATCGACACCATCCGCGCCATGGTCGAGGCCGGCGTTCCGGTCGTCGGCCACCTGGGCCTGACGCCCCAGACCGCGAGCCTCGTCGGCGGCTACCGCGTGCAGGGGCGCACCGCCGAGTCGGCGAAAAAGATGATCGAGGAAGCGATCCGGATCGCCGCCGCCGGCGCCTGGATGCTGGTGCTGGAGCTGGTGCCCGACCGCGTCGCCGGCGAGGTGGCCAAGGCGATCGACATCCCGGTGATCGGCATCGGGGCGGGGCCGGAGGTCGACGGCCAGGTGCTGGTGTTGCACGACATGCTGGGCGTCAACGAGGGCTTCGCGCCGAAATTTCTCAAGAAGTACGCCGCGCTCGGGCCGACGATCCGCGAGGCGGCGAAGGAATACATCGACGACGTGAAAATGAAACGGTTCCCGGGGCCGGAACACTCGTTCGGCATCGAGGACGGCGAACTCGCCAAATTGTACGGCGGCTCATAA
- a CDS encoding RNA-binding protein, translated as MSKKLYVGGLSWNTTDDGLHEAFARFGEVSEAKVISDRETGRSRGFGFVTFEDNAAADAAVAEMNGKQLDGRTIKVNEAQERGPRPRGGFQGGRR; from the coding sequence ATGTCGAAGAAATTGTACGTAGGTGGATTGAGCTGGAACACGACTGATGACGGCCTGCACGAAGCGTTCGCGCGTTTCGGCGAAGTGTCCGAGGCCAAGGTCATCTCCGACCGCGAAACCGGCCGCAGCCGCGGCTTCGGCTTCGTGACGTTCGAGGACAATGCCGCGGCCGACGCGGCGGTTGCCGAAATGAACGGCAAGCAGCTCGACGGTCGGACGATCAAGGTGAACGAGGCCCAGGAACGCGGGCCCCGTCCGCGCGGCGGTTTCCAAGGCGGTCGCCGTTAG
- the crtI gene encoding phytoene desaturase — MSDYDVIVIGAGCGGLTAGALLAGQGRKVLVLEQSGEIGGCCSSYTRDGHTFDVGASIVEAVYVIDQAFGELGTSAKAELDLIPCDPIYTSLSRDGSRLTYPLSMEKAIETIGAVSPADAARFRDYAAYFQKFLSIGDDYFTSPASTMTDMLRMLWRKPGMLRFVPLFFQSYEDVMRKYFRDEKILESMTYQSYYFGHPPDLTPGLFAVVPCSEHEGIFYPRGGMIQIPAAIRRVGERRGLELRLNQRVSRVLVRERRAQGVRLADGTEITAKLVVSNINAKTLYLDLIGEEHLPRLTRHGIKSYAPSMSCPMMYIGLDSAPPLESHHTIFPLPLAEMDRYSWIDYPAGRLPKEQFGIIAYTTLTDPSLAPAGRHVINLTLMGPYKLLGTDWDAEKPRFQEEVIKFLSRFAIPDLEKHVTMVEMTSPLDFERRLLHPGGAIYGLQQDLTAQTVFRPSARSRAIKGLYLVGASTHPGGGVPTTIGSGIIASELIKKYEN, encoded by the coding sequence ATGAGCGACTACGATGTCATCGTCATCGGCGCGGGGTGCGGCGGCCTGACGGCGGGCGCGCTGCTGGCCGGGCAGGGGCGCAAGGTGCTGGTGCTCGAACAGAGCGGCGAGATCGGCGGTTGTTGCTCGAGCTACACGCGCGACGGCCACACCTTCGACGTCGGCGCGTCGATCGTCGAGGCGGTCTACGTGATCGACCAGGCCTTCGGCGAACTGGGCACCAGCGCGAAGGCCGAACTGGACCTGATCCCCTGCGATCCCATTTACACCAGCCTGTCGCGCGACGGCTCGCGGCTCACCTATCCGTTGTCGATGGAAAAGGCGATCGAGACCATCGGCGCGGTATCGCCCGCGGACGCCGCCCGCTTCCGCGACTACGCCGCCTACTTCCAGAAATTTTTATCGATCGGCGACGATTACTTCACCAGCCCGGCCAGCACCATGACCGACATGCTGCGGATGCTGTGGCGCAAGCCGGGCATGCTGCGTTTCGTGCCGCTGTTTTTCCAGAGCTACGAGGACGTGATGCGGAAGTATTTCCGCGACGAGAAAATCCTCGAGTCGATGACCTACCAATCGTATTACTTCGGGCATCCGCCCGATCTGACCCCGGGCCTGTTCGCCGTGGTGCCCTGCTCGGAGCACGAGGGCATTTTCTATCCGCGCGGCGGGATGATCCAGATTCCGGCGGCCATCCGGCGCGTCGGCGAACGCCGGGGCCTCGAATTGCGGCTGAACCAGCGCGTCAGCCGGGTGCTGGTGCGCGAGCGCCGGGCCCAGGGCGTGCGGCTGGCCGACGGCACGGAGATCACGGCGAAGCTCGTCGTTTCCAACATCAACGCCAAAACGCTCTACCTTGACCTGATCGGCGAGGAGCACCTGCCGCGGCTGACCCGCCACGGCATCAAGAGCTACGCGCCCTCGATGTCGTGCCCGATGATGTACATCGGCCTGGACAGCGCGCCGCCGCTCGAATCGCATCACACGATCTTCCCGCTGCCGCTGGCCGAGATGGACCGTTACTCGTGGATCGATTATCCGGCCGGCCGGCTGCCCAAGGAGCAGTTCGGCATCATCGCCTACACCACGCTGACCGATCCGTCGCTGGCCCCCGCCGGCCGCCACGTGATCAACCTGACGCTGATGGGCCCCTACAAACTGCTGGGCACCGATTGGGACGCCGAAAAACCTCGCTTCCAGGAAGAAGTTATCAAGTTCCTGTCGCGGTTCGCGATCCCCGACCTGGAGAAGCACGTCACAATGGTCGAAATGACCTCGCCGCTCGATTTCGAACGGCGGCTCTTGCATCCGGGGGGAGCGATCTACGGCTTGCAGCAGGACCTGACGGCGCAGACGGTATTCCGGCCCTCGGCCCGCTCGCGCGCCATCAAGGGGCTTTACCTGGTCGGCGCCTCGACCCATCCGGGCGGCGGCGTCCCGACGACCATCGGCTCGGGGATCATCGCCAGCGAGTTGATCAAGAAGTACGAAAACTAG
- a CDS encoding pyridoxamine 5'-phosphate oxidase family protein, with the protein MKTFNAFDPQDLKAFEPTEKIGLLATVNPAGLPHVTMITALQAKTPTQLVWGQFTEGLSKHHVKENPRTAFLIMTLDRRLWRGKARYTHARREGEDYVLFNEKPMFRYNSYFGIHTVHYMDLVETTAGEPLPLGRIIPASLLTWLGKHGAGTGEREPILTPWGVSLFGRLDTLKFLSYLGADGFPILIPLVQCQAADSRRLVFSPLAYESELAAVPPGATVAVFGLSLQMENLLVRGTFAGYRRRPLVKLGTVELDFVYNSMPPNHGQIYPRTELRPVTQF; encoded by the coding sequence GTGAAAACGTTCAATGCCTTCGATCCGCAAGACCTGAAAGCCTTCGAGCCGACCGAAAAAATCGGCCTGCTCGCGACGGTCAATCCGGCCGGGCTGCCGCACGTGACGATGATCACCGCGCTGCAGGCCAAGACGCCGACGCAGTTGGTCTGGGGCCAGTTCACCGAGGGGTTGTCCAAGCATCACGTGAAGGAAAATCCGCGGACCGCGTTTCTGATCATGACCCTCGACCGGCGGTTGTGGCGCGGCAAGGCCCGTTACACGCACGCGCGGCGCGAGGGCGAGGACTACGTGCTTTTCAACGAGAAGCCGATGTTCCGCTACAACTCCTACTTCGGCATTCATACGGTTCATTACATGGACCTGGTGGAAACCACCGCCGGCGAACCCTTGCCGCTGGGCCGCATCATTCCCGCTTCCCTGTTGACGTGGCTCGGCAAGCACGGCGCCGGCACCGGCGAGCGCGAGCCGATTCTCACCCCGTGGGGCGTGAGCCTGTTCGGCCGCCTCGACACGCTCAAATTCCTTTCCTATCTCGGCGCGGACGGCTTTCCGATCCTCATCCCGCTGGTGCAGTGTCAGGCGGCGGACAGCCGGCGGCTGGTCTTTTCGCCGCTGGCCTACGAGTCCGAGTTGGCGGCGGTGCCGCCGGGCGCGACGGTGGCGGTGTTCGGCCTGTCGCTGCAGATGGAGAACCTGTTGGTACGCGGAACGTTCGCGGGTTACCGGCGCCGGCCGCTGGTCAAATTGGGGACGGTGGAACTGGATTTTGTCTACAACTCGATGCCGCCGAACCACGGCCAGATCTATCCGCGGACGGAACTGCGGCCGGTGACGCAATTTTAA
- a CDS encoding glycyl-radical enzyme activating protein yields the protein MTREPRQAVILEIMRMSTEDGPGIRTTVFFKGCSLKCAWCHNPESISPRPQIHWIGSRCLACKLCLAQCPRGALSFGEDGLRIDRDRCAGCGRCAAECPSTALEPLGRTWELDELVREVVKDRAYFEQSNGGITVSGGEPTMQPEFAAAFLAALRAAGIHTALDTCGQTSPEALATVAAHADLVLYDLKEIDPERHREFTGVANDRILDNLKRLAADLRRRAGQTRLWIRTPIIPGATDRDENLAGIGRFIAANLKGLVERWDLCAFNNLCRDKYTRLGLEWPYRRADLLSRGQMERLAEIARQSGVDERLVHWSGSTRMEADDESGEERSRLRVVKGCATC from the coding sequence GGATGTCCACCGAGGACGGCCCCGGCATCCGCACCACCGTGTTCTTCAAGGGTTGCTCGCTGAAGTGCGCCTGGTGCCACAATCCCGAAAGCATCTCGCCGCGCCCGCAAATTCACTGGATCGGCTCGCGTTGTCTCGCCTGCAAATTGTGCCTCGCCCAGTGCCCGCGCGGCGCGTTGTCGTTCGGCGAGGACGGGTTGCGGATCGACCGCGACCGCTGCGCGGGTTGCGGGCGTTGCGCGGCGGAATGCCCGTCGACCGCGCTGGAGCCGCTGGGCCGGACGTGGGAACTGGACGAGTTGGTGCGCGAGGTCGTGAAAGACCGCGCCTATTTCGAGCAGTCGAACGGCGGGATCACCGTCTCGGGCGGCGAGCCGACGATGCAGCCCGAATTCGCCGCCGCCTTTTTGGCCGCCCTGCGCGCCGCCGGCATTCACACCGCCCTGGATACCTGCGGGCAGACCAGCCCCGAGGCCCTGGCGACGGTCGCGGCGCACGCGGATCTGGTGCTGTACGACCTCAAGGAAATCGACCCCGAACGGCACCGCGAGTTTACCGGCGTCGCCAACGACCGCATCCTCGACAACCTGAAGCGGCTGGCCGCCGACCTGCGCCGCCGCGCCGGCCAAACGCGGTTGTGGATCCGCACGCCGATCATCCCGGGCGCGACCGACCGCGACGAGAATCTCGCCGGCATCGGCCGGTTCATCGCCGCGAATCTGAAGGGCCTGGTGGAACGCTGGGATCTGTGCGCCTTCAACAATCTGTGCCGCGACAAATACACCCGGTTGGGGCTCGAGTGGCCGTACCGCCGGGCGGACCTGCTCAGCCGCGGACAAATGGAGCGCCTGGCCGAGATCGCCCGCCAATCGGGCGTCGACGAGCGCCTCGTTCACTGGAGCGGTTCGACGCGAATGGAAGCGGACGACGAATCGGGCGAGGAACGGTCGCGCCTCCGCGTCGTCAAGGGTTGCGCCACCTGCTGA